The DNA segment CCTTTCGGCGTTCGCCGAAAAGCTCGGGAGACTCTCGGACGTGGCCGCCATCGGTCGAGGCCGACCACTCAACATGGTCATCATTCCCTTCGTTTTCGCTGCGGATACCGTGCCGCCGTTGACGACCAACCGGGAGGTGGCCAAAGCGGTGTGGGTGCCGGCGAGTTTTCTCGCCGACCACCGCAATCGAGAGTTGATGGATTATCAACGGGCAGGATTGTCTCTGGAATTACCCTGTTATCGTTTTCAGAGCCACCTCATCTGGGGCCTGACCCTGAGCATGGTGGATGAGCTGTTGTCACTTGTAGTCTTCTGAATGTTGAATTTCGCCAGAGCACTCACCGTCACCGTGTTGACGTGCGCCGCGACCACCGTGGCCGCACGTGAATGTCGGGTGGTTTTGTCGGACGGTGCCGCACTTTCGGGCGCCCGGATTTCGGTGATCGGTCGCGGGGAATCGTTGGTGGCCGACGGCGACGGTCGATTCGAGCTCGATCCGGTGCCGGAGCTGCC comes from the Acidobacteriota bacterium genome and includes:
- a CDS encoding CoA pyrophosphatase is translated as MLSVESFRTALGEYRPRSLPEAEGQTRAAVAALLRPAEEGAEILFIHRAEDPRDPWSGHMAFPGGRVAEHDADPLATALRETREEVGLDLSAFAEKLGRLSDVAAIGRGRPLNMVIIPFVFAADTVPPLTTNREVAKAVWVPASFLADHRNRELMDYQRAGLSLELPCYRFQSHLIWGLTLSMVDELLSLVVF